One window of the Klebsiella oxytoca genome contains the following:
- a CDS encoding aryl-sulfate sulfotransferase: protein MGHPSVYPTGATLYDPQRAWSGYTLFQATEHGAVLVDMNGHVVREWPELHGFPNKILPGGAILGHSGERDPRYGMQDMLDLIQVDWEGNVTWKFDRYEQVSDPGNETRWMARAHHDYQRAGNPVGYYAPGLEPQVDGGNTLILAHTNLVNEAISDKLLLDDTIIEVDWQGNVVWEWRCSDHFHELGFDDAARTSLYNNPNMRASGGGMGDWMHINSMSALGPNKWYDAGDERFHPDNIIWDARESNIIAIIDKQSGKIVWQLGPDYSKPELKHIGWIIGQHHAHMIPQGLPGAGNILIFDNGGWAGYGAPNPASADGVKNAWRDYSRILEINPLTLDIEWRYSPYEADLPQPTDSYRFYSPYISNMQRLENGNTLINEGSNGRIFEVTRDHEIVWEYISPFWGKTLNNNMVYRAYRIPYAWIPQLAQPQETPIAEVDVRTLRQPGAAEAGPAQSVVRVAGVQPYSKSADALCVATDNDTLRRSPKLFRVAESAFTPISAASELESERPVLLFVGAERCVHCRKLWQLLAHEKLGPRIAQLNTRYLDADQHQELASDLGVRGLPALLLIKPGQPASRAPAQLSLENLFDWLSSAGL, encoded by the coding sequence ATGGGACATCCTTCCGTCTACCCGACAGGCGCCACACTCTACGATCCGCAGCGCGCCTGGAGCGGCTACACCCTTTTCCAGGCCACCGAACACGGCGCGGTGCTGGTGGATATGAACGGTCACGTGGTGCGCGAATGGCCTGAACTGCACGGGTTTCCTAATAAAATCCTGCCCGGCGGCGCCATCCTTGGCCATAGCGGCGAGCGCGATCCGCGCTACGGCATGCAGGATATGCTCGATCTGATCCAGGTGGACTGGGAAGGCAACGTGACCTGGAAATTCGATCGCTATGAGCAGGTGAGCGATCCCGGCAATGAAACGCGCTGGATGGCGCGCGCGCATCATGACTATCAGCGCGCAGGCAACCCGGTGGGCTATTACGCGCCGGGGCTGGAGCCGCAGGTGGATGGCGGCAATACCCTGATCCTCGCCCACACCAATCTGGTTAATGAAGCGATCTCCGACAAGCTGCTGCTGGACGACACCATTATTGAAGTCGACTGGCAGGGCAACGTGGTGTGGGAGTGGCGCTGCAGCGATCATTTTCACGAACTGGGTTTCGACGACGCGGCGCGCACCTCGCTGTACAACAACCCGAACATGCGCGCCAGCGGCGGCGGTATGGGCGACTGGATGCATATCAACTCGATGTCGGCGCTGGGGCCGAATAAGTGGTATGACGCCGGCGATGAGCGCTTCCATCCTGACAACATTATCTGGGACGCCCGCGAATCCAACATTATCGCCATTATCGATAAGCAGAGCGGCAAAATAGTCTGGCAGCTCGGCCCGGACTACAGCAAACCTGAGCTGAAGCACATCGGCTGGATCATCGGCCAACATCATGCGCATATGATCCCGCAGGGGCTGCCGGGTGCGGGTAATATCCTGATTTTTGATAACGGCGGCTGGGCCGGATACGGCGCGCCGAACCCGGCGTCGGCGGACGGAGTGAAAAACGCCTGGCGCGATTATTCACGGATCCTGGAGATCAACCCGCTAACTCTCGATATTGAATGGCGCTACTCGCCCTATGAAGCGGATCTGCCGCAGCCCACCGATTCATACCGCTTCTACAGCCCATATATCAGCAATATGCAGCGCCTGGAAAACGGCAATACCCTGATTAATGAAGGATCGAACGGACGCATTTTCGAAGTGACCCGCGACCACGAAATTGTCTGGGAATATATTTCGCCGTTCTGGGGCAAGACGCTGAACAACAATATGGTCTATCGCGCCTACCGTATTCCCTACGCGTGGATCCCGCAGCTGGCGCAGCCGCAGGAGACGCCAATCGCGGAGGTGGATGTGCGTACCCTCCGCCAGCCGGGGGCGGCGGAAGCGGGACCGGCGCAAAGCGTAGTGCGGGTGGCGGGCGTACAGCCGTACAGTAAAAGCGCCGATGCGCTGTGCGTGGCAACCGATAACGATACCCTGCGCCGCAGTCCGAAGCTGTTCCGCGTCGCGGAAAGCGCGTTCACGCCGATAAGCGCGGCGAGCGAACTGGAGAGCGAACGACCGGTGCTGCTGTTCGTTGGCGCGGAGCGCTGCGTGCACTGCCGCAAGCTCTGGCAGCTGCTGGCGCATGAAAAGCTTGGCCCGCGGATTGCTCAGCTTAATACCCGCTATCTGGATGCCGACCAGCATCAGGAGCTGGCGAGCGACCTCGGCGTGCGCGGCCTGCCGGCGCTGCTGCTGATAAAACCGGGGCAGCCAGCATCGCGCGCGCCTGCGCAGCTTTCGCTGGAAAATCTGTTCGACTGGTTGAGCAGCGCGGGGCTGTGA
- a CDS encoding AraC family transcriptional regulator, whose protein sequence is MRNVAINDVDHLPRRVLALGSDYPPNTLLERHSHRRAQFLYAMNGLMKVETDDGQWLVPPFSGVWIPATKPHRVWMPGVSTHSLYIDAQVAPRDSERCEVLQVSPLTHQLLLAACQLPLLYEESGRDAALIELLLYELRAAAPLPMFTPLPQNSHLAALCGDFQRQPTIRSTPQQWAHKMSKSVRTFNRLFRQETGMAFCAWRQQACLMYAMTALREGRSITEVALTLGYEYPAAFTAMFRKTIGCSPMVFIRQMNGGPA, encoded by the coding sequence ATGCGCAACGTTGCAATTAATGACGTCGACCACCTCCCTCGCCGGGTGCTGGCGCTGGGTAGCGACTATCCGCCGAATACGCTGCTGGAGCGTCATAGCCACCGGCGGGCGCAGTTTCTGTACGCGATGAACGGGTTAATGAAGGTGGAAACGGATGACGGCCAGTGGCTGGTCCCGCCCTTTAGCGGAGTGTGGATCCCGGCGACGAAACCGCACCGCGTCTGGATGCCCGGCGTCAGCACCCACAGCCTCTATATTGATGCGCAGGTCGCCCCGCGTGATAGCGAGCGCTGCGAAGTCTTACAGGTTTCTCCGCTAACCCATCAGCTCCTGCTGGCCGCCTGCCAGCTACCGCTGCTGTATGAAGAGAGCGGGCGCGACGCCGCTTTGATTGAGCTGCTGCTTTACGAACTGCGCGCCGCCGCGCCGCTGCCGATGTTTACCCCGCTCCCGCAGAATAGCCACCTCGCTGCGCTGTGCGGCGATTTTCAGCGCCAGCCGACTATCCGCAGTACGCCGCAGCAGTGGGCGCACAAAATGAGCAAAAGCGTACGCACCTTTAATCGTCTGTTTCGCCAGGAGACCGGGATGGCCTTTTGCGCCTGGCGTCAGCAGGCGTGCCTGATGTACGCCATGACTGCGCTGCGTGAAGGGCGTTCGATTACCGAAGTCGCGCTAACTCTGGGCTATGAGTATCCCGCCGCTTTTACCGCCATGTTCCGCAAAACGATAGGCTGTTCCCCCATGGTCTTTATCCGCCAGATGAACGGCGGACCGGCATAA
- a CDS encoding ABC transporter ATP-binding protein encodes MTSSTLVSFRHVRKSWQQVTALQNFSLDIAAGELVALVGSSGCGKSTLLRMLVGLEPATQGEIRINGKPVTGVGKERGIVFQEPRLFPWLNVIDNVMLGLADEKLSRAAKRQRSLEMLERVQLSEFANALPAQLSGGMAQRVAIARGLVARPQILMLDEPFGALDALTRHTLQQELLQIHQSAGTTTLLVTHDVEEAVVLADRIVVLSPRPGRIREVVSLALPHPRQRDDASFTAACRQIRNLITSA; translated from the coding sequence ATGACATCTTCGACTCTGGTCTCTTTTCGCCATGTGCGTAAATCCTGGCAACAGGTGACGGCGCTACAGAATTTCAGCCTGGATATCGCCGCCGGTGAACTGGTGGCGCTGGTGGGCAGCAGCGGCTGCGGTAAATCGACGTTGCTGCGGATGCTGGTGGGCCTTGAGCCAGCGACCCAGGGCGAAATTCGCATCAACGGTAAGCCGGTTACCGGCGTGGGTAAAGAGCGCGGCATCGTGTTTCAGGAGCCGCGTCTGTTCCCGTGGCTTAACGTGATCGACAACGTGATGCTCGGCCTGGCGGATGAAAAGCTCAGCCGGGCGGCGAAGCGCCAGCGGTCGCTGGAAATGCTGGAGCGCGTGCAGCTAAGCGAGTTTGCCAATGCGCTGCCCGCGCAGCTCTCCGGCGGTATGGCCCAGCGGGTTGCCATCGCCCGCGGTCTGGTGGCCCGTCCGCAGATCCTGATGCTCGATGAACCTTTCGGCGCGCTGGATGCCCTGACGCGTCACACCCTGCAGCAGGAACTTTTACAGATCCACCAAAGCGCAGGAACCACCACACTGCTGGTGACGCACGATGTGGAAGAGGCCGTCGTCCTGGCCGACAGGATCGTTGTGCTCTCGCCGCGTCCGGGGCGGATACGGGAGGTGGTAAGCCTGGCGTTGCCCCATCCGCGCCAGCGCGATGATGCTTCGTTTACCGCCGCCTGCCGCCAGATTCGTAATCTGATTACTTCTGCCTGA
- a CDS encoding sulfite exporter TauE/SafE family protein: MSDWLFLCGILSGVTTWLFGFGGGFVTVPLLYLLVTGAWGAQSAVGQQAMQIAVATSALVMLCSALLATWRHARTGTLSWRRLWVMLTGIAVGGITGVLLALLVNGEWIRWLFVIYLLVTIVDCYFRAGFITPPVSRVMPTAPHELAVGGVIGLIAAFLGVGGSVMTVPLMRRRGVQMSEAAAMANVLTLPLAATATLTWLVTAWLSPVTLPAGFVGNIWLSAAAQLVAGSWLGLKIASRWLARLPDSWHVRIYPLLLIAVLLVMSMW; encoded by the coding sequence ATGAGCGACTGGCTTTTTTTGTGCGGCATACTTTCCGGCGTGACCACCTGGCTTTTTGGCTTTGGCGGCGGTTTCGTTACCGTTCCGCTGCTCTATTTACTGGTGACCGGCGCGTGGGGGGCGCAAAGCGCAGTCGGGCAGCAGGCGATGCAAATCGCCGTCGCCACCTCGGCGCTGGTGATGCTTTGTTCCGCGCTGTTGGCAACCTGGCGGCACGCGCGCACCGGCACTCTGAGCTGGCGTCGCCTTTGGGTCATGCTCACCGGCATTGCCGTTGGCGGAATCACTGGCGTGCTGTTGGCGCTTCTGGTCAATGGCGAGTGGATCCGCTGGCTGTTCGTTATTTACCTGCTGGTGACGATTGTCGATTGCTACTTTCGCGCCGGATTTATAACTCCTCCCGTCAGCCGGGTGATGCCGACGGCACCCCATGAGCTGGCGGTAGGCGGCGTCATCGGCCTGATCGCTGCTTTTCTTGGCGTAGGGGGAAGCGTGATGACCGTTCCGCTGATGCGCCGCCGGGGCGTGCAGATGTCCGAAGCGGCGGCGATGGCCAACGTGCTGACGCTGCCGCTGGCGGCAACGGCGACGCTCACCTGGCTGGTGACGGCATGGCTATCGCCGGTGACGTTACCGGCTGGGTTTGTCGGCAATATCTGGCTGTCGGCAGCGGCGCAGCTGGTGGCAGGAAGCTGGCTGGGATTAAAAATCGCCTCCCGCTGGCTGGCGCGTTTGCCGGATAGCTGGCATGTGCGCATTTATCCGCTCTTGCTGATAGCCGTCCTGCTGGTGATGAGCATGTGGTGA
- a CDS encoding DMT family transporter translates to MHSRYALLASQATTATFVLLWGSAAIFTRWGLDNASPMALLVFRFLIALLALLPLVILRKRWLPARGTRLQVATTGLMLIGGYSVCYFEAMAHGVTPGLIATIMGIQPILTLCVVERRLQGTRLLGLLVALAGLVLLVWRSLSASQMAVSGIVFALAALLLMTFGAILQKRSRQAPVDVLPLQYLVSLLLCVLMTPVSGFDVRFSAGFIIPVLFLGLLISVVAQLLLYRLLSAGNIVNVTSLFYLVPVITALLDYLLLGNRLPWAAIVGMVAILGGIMLVFRTPKVSAA, encoded by the coding sequence ATGCATTCTCGATATGCTTTGCTCGCCTCGCAGGCGACAACGGCGACCTTTGTCCTGCTGTGGGGCAGCGCCGCGATTTTTACCCGCTGGGGTCTGGATAACGCTTCGCCGATGGCGCTGCTGGTTTTCCGTTTTCTGATAGCCCTGCTGGCGCTGCTACCGCTCGTCATTTTGCGCAAACGCTGGCTACCGGCGCGCGGTACGCGACTGCAGGTCGCCACCACCGGACTGATGCTGATTGGCGGCTATTCCGTCTGCTACTTTGAGGCGATGGCCCACGGCGTAACGCCGGGCCTGATTGCCACTATCATGGGCATTCAGCCGATTCTTACCCTCTGCGTTGTTGAACGACGCCTGCAGGGCACCCGGCTGCTGGGCCTGCTGGTGGCGCTGGCGGGACTGGTTCTGCTGGTATGGCGGAGCTTATCGGCTTCGCAGATGGCGGTTAGTGGCATTGTTTTTGCCCTTGCCGCTCTGCTGCTGATGACCTTTGGCGCCATTTTGCAAAAGCGCAGCCGCCAGGCGCCGGTGGACGTTCTGCCGCTACAATATCTGGTGAGCTTGCTTTTATGCGTATTGATGACGCCGGTCAGCGGTTTTGATGTTCGCTTTAGCGCCGGCTTTATCATCCCGGTGCTGTTTCTTGGCCTGCTGATTTCGGTTGTGGCCCAGCTGCTGCTGTACCGGCTGCTGAGCGCCGGTAATATCGTTAACGTCACCAGCCTGTTTTATCTGGTGCCGGTGATTACCGCGCTGCTGGATTACCTGCTGCTGGGGAACAGACTGCCCTGGGCGGCGATTGTCGGCATGGTGGCGATCCTTGGCGGAATTATGCTGGTCTTTCGCACGCCGAAAGTCAGCGCCGCATAG
- a CDS encoding ABC transporter permease, protein MSQMILRTDAPGRPGFRLNGWPWLLPALLLLLWYIAAREGWMPEQILPAPSVVADTALSLLSGDLLAQWGFSLQHLALGLLLGAIAGTLLGALFGLVPAAAQRVEPLFYALAQIPTLGWIPLFMVLFGIDNGLKLAVIVKTTVVPMTINTQQAVASVPLTLSEAARVMNFSRWQRLRWLVVPASLPGWFTGLRLALSQAWVSLIVVELLASSEGIGYLMVWGRQLFQLDIVFVTIAVVGLSGMLMEWAANRACSRLVFWPQPAAGRLAWKPQASWRALQLPLVLLALWQLASQSGWIDEALFSSPLAVAVRFIQGILSGELTTAMLASFGRAFIGGALGITGGLLCGVLLALRPRAGQIFTPTLNVLRHIALFAWLPLLTAWVGNDNGGKIVFIALASFFPMFFSTLQAVLQRNPQLDEVARVLRLGELARLRRVILPGAAPGIFAGLRLALIYAWLGNIGAEYFMSSGVGIGSLMINAQQLLDMPTILCGMVLVGITGAALDKAGRLLEMRATRWRLQEQL, encoded by the coding sequence ATGTCGCAGATGATCTTAAGAACCGATGCTCCCGGCAGGCCGGGCTTCAGGCTTAACGGCTGGCCGTGGCTGCTGCCGGCATTACTGCTGCTGCTGTGGTACATCGCCGCCCGTGAAGGATGGATGCCGGAGCAAATTTTGCCCGCGCCATCGGTGGTTGCCGATACCGCCTTGTCGCTGCTGAGTGGGGATCTGCTGGCGCAATGGGGATTCAGCCTTCAGCATCTGGCGCTTGGCCTGCTGCTGGGGGCCATTGCCGGCACGCTGCTCGGGGCGCTGTTCGGCCTGGTCCCGGCCGCCGCGCAGCGCGTGGAGCCGCTGTTCTACGCGCTGGCGCAAATCCCGACGCTGGGCTGGATCCCGCTATTTATGGTGCTGTTCGGGATCGATAACGGCCTCAAGCTGGCGGTTATCGTCAAAACTACCGTAGTGCCGATGACCATCAACACCCAGCAGGCGGTGGCCAGCGTGCCGCTGACTCTGAGCGAAGCCGCAAGGGTGATGAACTTTTCCCGCTGGCAGCGGCTGCGCTGGCTGGTTGTCCCGGCAAGCCTGCCGGGCTGGTTTACCGGCCTGCGTCTGGCGCTCTCGCAGGCCTGGGTATCGCTTATCGTTGTGGAACTGCTGGCTTCTTCAGAAGGCATTGGCTACCTGATGGTCTGGGGCCGCCAGCTGTTTCAGCTGGATATCGTCTTTGTCACCATCGCGGTGGTCGGTCTGAGCGGCATGCTGATGGAGTGGGCGGCGAATCGGGCCTGTTCCCGGCTGGTGTTCTGGCCGCAGCCTGCCGCCGGACGCCTGGCGTGGAAACCGCAGGCCAGCTGGCGGGCGCTGCAGCTGCCGCTGGTTCTGCTGGCGCTGTGGCAGCTGGCCAGCCAGTCAGGCTGGATTGATGAAGCCTTGTTCTCTTCGCCGCTGGCGGTAGCGGTGCGCTTTATTCAGGGCATCCTGAGCGGGGAGCTGACTACGGCGATGTTGGCCAGTTTCGGACGGGCCTTTATCGGCGGCGCGCTGGGGATTACGGGCGGCCTGCTCTGCGGAGTGCTGCTGGCGCTGCGCCCGCGCGCCGGACAAATCTTCACGCCTACCCTTAACGTGCTGCGCCATATCGCCCTGTTTGCCTGGCTGCCGCTGCTGACCGCATGGGTGGGCAATGATAACGGCGGCAAAATCGTCTTTATCGCGCTGGCGTCGTTTTTTCCGATGTTCTTCAGCACCCTGCAGGCCGTGCTGCAGCGTAATCCGCAGCTTGATGAAGTGGCCAGGGTACTGCGCCTGGGCGAATTAGCGCGCCTGCGCAGGGTCATTCTTCCCGGCGCCGCGCCGGGGATCTTCGCCGGTCTGCGGCTGGCGCTGATATACGCCTGGCTTGGCAATATCGGCGCGGAATATTTCATGTCCTCCGGCGTCGGCATCGGCAGCCTGATGATCAACGCCCAGCAGCTGCTGGATATGCCCACCATTCTCTGCGGCATGGTGCTGGTCGGTATCACCGGCGCGGCGCTGGATAAAGCCGGACGTTTACTGGAAATGCGCGCCACCCGCTGGCGCCTACAGGAGCAGCTATGA